In a genomic window of Nothobranchius furzeri strain GRZ-AD chromosome 14, NfurGRZ-RIMD1, whole genome shotgun sequence:
- the LOC129160006 gene encoding E3 ubiquitin-protein ligase TRIM45-like: KPALCIVSRRQKRTASHSVQAVEDLKARGRLGRPIVCSLHPGQELRLFCQLCDLPVCLDCASTLHRDHHCCPTHDVIDHHGDRIRDLVSTRLRPRLEQMEEVLQKVETSQENLKVRVEATASEIRAFARGYASAVEAHCLSLLRRLEELQVQRRNVLHLQSVQLQQGLLDVRGSVAFAERLLSCGSDAEILSAKGVTLRRLASLAERGYNPCPAAVAPDDSSSICFLPREPAGEVEGYPVVGVINWRTLDVSRCTIEGEGLRRGSEGQPGRFSLVCRDSAGEQMARGGEQVLVSIVHKEKKNCAVETVVVDNADGTYSVSYKPEEPGPYSVWVCVKAQHVKGSPFLLNVKKKFRHHGGTFHCCSFCSSGGAKEAICGCAGTMSGGFKGCGHGHKGHPGKPHWSCCGSTTEKSECLPPSVLAAVSPRGHLRTVEL, from the exons AAACCTGCTCTCTGCATCGTGTCCAGACGTCAGAAGCGAACAGCGTCTCACTCTGTTCAGGCGGTGGAGGACCTGAAGGCTCGTGGACGTCTTGGTCGTCCCATCGTCTGCTCTCTTCACCCCGGCCAGGAGCTCAGGCTCTTCTGTCAGCTCTGCGACCTACCCGTATGTCTGGACTGCGCTTCCACGCTGCACAGAGACCACCACTGCTGTCCTACGCACGACGTCATCGACCATCACGGTGACCGTATTCGAGATCTGGTCAGCACGCGTCTACGACCCCGACTGGAGCAGATGGAGGAAGTTCTACAGAAG GTGGAAACTTCCCAGGAGAATTTGAAGGTACGGGTCGAGGCAACAGCCAGTGAGATCAGAGCCTTTGCTCGAGGCTACGCCAGCGCTGTGGAGGCCCATTGTCTGTCTCTGCTGCGGCGCCTAGAGGAGCTTCAGGTCCAGCGCAG AAACGTCCTCCACCTGCAGAGCGTGCAGCTGCAGCAGGGCCTGCTGGATGTCCGAGGCAGTGTGGCGTTTGCCGAGCGCCTCCTGAGCTGTGGGTCTGACGCCGAGATCCTCAGCGCTAAAGGAGTGACTCTAAGACGACTCGCCAGCCTGGCAGAGAGAGGCTATAACCCTTGTCCAGCGGCGGTCGCCCCAGACGATAGCAGCAGCATTTGCTTCCTGCCCAGAGAGCCAGCCGGAGAGGTGGAGGGCTACCCAGTGGTGGGTGTGATTAACTGGAGGACGCTGGATGTCAGCAGGTGCACCATTGAAGGAGAAG GTCTGCGGCGGGGCAGCGAGGGCCAGCCGGGCCGTTTTAGCCTGGTGTGTCGAGACTCAGCCGGGGAGCAGATGGCTCGAGGAGGAGAGCAGGTCCTCGTCAGCATCGTCCACAAAGAGAAGAAGAACTG CGCTGTGGAGACGGTGGTGGTGGACAACGCTGATGGAACGTACAGCGTTTCATACAAGCCTGAGGAACCAGGACCTTACTCTGTGTGGGTTTGTGTCAAAGCCCAGCATGTGAAG GGTTCTCCGTTCCTGCTGAATGTGAAGAAGAAGTTCAGACACCACGGTGGGACGTTCCACTGCTGCTCCTTCTGCTCCAGTGGAGGAGCCAAAGAGGCAATCTGTGGCTGCGCAGGAACGATGTCAG GAGGGTTTAAAGGCTGTGGTCACGGTCATAAGGGACATCCCGGGAAGCcccactggtcctgctgcggcaGCACCACTGAGAAGTCTGAGTGTTTACCTCCGAGCGTGTTGGCTGCTGTCTCTCCTCGTGGACATCTGCGCACCGTGGAGCTGTGA